One window of Siniperca chuatsi isolate FFG_IHB_CAS linkage group LG19, ASM2008510v1, whole genome shotgun sequence genomic DNA carries:
- the LOC122866672 gene encoding uncharacterized protein LOC122866672 produces the protein MRATLLLVLLFGLSGKWAQGESGGADQGLQTRDIWDELRALRDMMVEQRVELRNTKAELQTQKDKVVRLEKENTEMSSRLTATENKVTAITAELEVNKIEQQLQKKKVEEAERLISVQAAELAALVSRVTTSEKEVQEQKKEVTALREELDISKTELQLTKNKLVEMESTIADTPKLAFSAGLTTSGKIGPFNTETPLIYSRVFTNIGGAYNPTTGIFTAPVKGVYYLRFTAFNNKNGEWMAVNLYHNSQRILHNSEVSNGHAFIANALILQLEQGSVVYMRLHQNCGLYDDTSSLNTFSGFLLFPL, from the exons ATGAGGGCTACTCTGCTGCTGGTTTTGCTATTCGGTCTGTCTGGGAAATGGGCTCAAGGAGAGAGTGGAGGAGCTGACCAAGGTTTACAGACGAGGGATATCTGGGATGAGCTGAGAGCTCTGAGAGACATGATGGTGGAGCAGAGGGTGGAACTGAGGAATACCAAGGCTGAACTGCAAACCCAGAAGGACAAAGTGGTTCGTCTAGAGAAAGAGAACACAG AGATGAGCTCCAGACTGACAGCCACTGAAAACAAGGTGACAGCAATTACAGCTGAGCTGGAAGTGAATAAGATTGAACAGcaactgcagaaaaaaaaagtggaggAGGCTGAGAGACTGATTTCAG TGCAAGCAGCAGAACTGGCAGCCCTGGTTTCCAGAGTGACAACCAGTGAGAAGGAAGTGCAGGAGCAGAAGAAGGAGGTGACAGCTCTCAGGGAAGAGCTGGATATTTCTAAGACTGAACTACAGCTCACCAAGAACAAATTGGTTGAGATGGAAAGTACAATTGCAG ACACTCCGAAGCTGGCTTTCTCTGCTGGTTTGACCACTTCAGGAAAGATTGGACCATTCAATACTGAAACTCCACTAATCTACAGTAGAGTCTTCACAAATATTGGTGGGGCTTACAACCCAACTACAG GTATCTTCACAGCACCTGTCAAAGGAGTCTACTATTTAAGATTCACTGCCTTCAACAACAAGAATGGAGAATGGATGGCAGTAAATTTATACCATAATAGTCAAAGAATTTTGCATAATTCGGAGGTATCTAATGGTCATGCTTTCATTGCAAATGCATTAATTCTACAGCTGGAACAGGGAAGTGTGGTCTATATGCGTCTCCACCAAAACTGTGGGCTTTATGATGATACTAGCTCATTGAACACCTTCAGTGGTTTCCTGCTGTTCCCTCTGTAA